Genomic DNA from Alicyclobacillus fastidiosus:
TATTCAACCATTTCCTTCAGAAACGGCAAAAAGGCGCCGATGGATTCTTCTGCACCTTCTCTAGTCTCCCAGTACACGATACCCATATATTCTCCCAGCTCGTATTCGCCAAGGTAGTCAACATGATGAAAAGGACCACTGTGTTTCTTTAACAAAGCTGTAAATACATCCGCGATTCGTTCAGCTTCCCATCGTGTGTTTTCCCCCAGAACGAATTTTACGACAACTGCGACCACAGCCACATCACCTCTTCACATGTAAATTAATATGAAGTCGTCAATGATTTCATAAACGTGTCGATGAACTGATTGAGAATCAACAGGTCCTCTTCCATCGAGTCATTCGTGAACACATTTTGTCTCGTGGCTAAATGTTGCATCAGGCCTAGTGTGGAGTGTTCCAGTGTCAAGGCTAATATGTTCGGGTCGACCTCTTTGGAGAGCGAACCGTCTTCCATGCCGATTGCGATAAGTCGTTCTAAGGGCAATCGCATATTGCGGATAAAGTCGCGATACATATCGTGCAGCATGTCGGAGGGATATGCGCCGTGGTAAGCGTGATCGAACATTGCCGTAAAGCGTATCTGTTCGTGGTGAGTCTGAAACATGCCGACAAACCTCTGTAATAGACTCAGTAGTTTCTCGGCACCTGTTTGTCCAGTCAGCGTTTCAAAATCCCTGTACACGTTTAGCTCAGAGAGAACTTTCGTTTGGATATGAAAGATGATCTCGTCAATCGAGTTGAAATACTTGTATATGGTCACGCGGCTGGTGTCGACCCGTTTGGCGATCTCGACGATGCTGACCGCTGAAATGCCCTTCTCCAGGATCAACTGAAATGCGGCATCCAAAATATCCTCTTTCATCAGATTGCGTATCTTGTCCAACCGTTGTTGACGTCGATGTTCCAAGCAGCACCCTCCTTACGACGACATCCTCATACCGACTTCAGTTTAGTTCTGTCTACAATACCACGAACTTGTTATGACATCATAACAAAGCCGATATTTCCAATATAAATAGTGTGTTTTTAACTGGATACTGACCGCTGTCTAAGCGAAAATAAGCACGGATCGGGGGATGTTGACGCTTACAATTACACAGTGTAAATTCTAGTTTACACTGTGTAAACATTTGTTCGTCGTGACTGCAGTCTAGATCGATCCTAGGCTTCATGGAATGGAGGGGTTAGATGAGCAAGTCCGGGATGAACTTTGTGTTCTTCTTTCCAGATGAGATGAGGGCGGAAAGCTTGGGGTGCTATGGACATCCCAGCGTGCAAACCCCCAATTTCGATCAATTCGCACTTGAGGGTGTTCGCTTTGATCAGTGCCATGTCCAGAATCCAGTTTGTTCACCGTCCCGTTGTAGCATGATGACTGGATTGTATCCACACGTGTCCGGGCATCGAACTTTGTGGCACCTTTTGCGTCCGCACGAGCCAAGTCTCTTTGGCTACCTGAAGCAAGCAGGATACCAAATCAGGTGGTATGGGAAGAATCACCTCTATTCGGATGATGCACTGCACCAACTGCTCGATGACGACGCTATGAGGACTCCCGAAGAAATCAAGAGGCAAATGCTTGGGGACTTCCGAGCGCACAACCCGTATTCAAGCAATGACCCTCGGTTTTACAGCTTTTTGCTGAAGCCAGAAGAGGGGGAGCAAGGCTTAACAGAGACAGAAATCAACGTTCGACAGGCGATTCGGTTTTTACAATCGGAAGAGGCCAAGCAACAACCGTTTATTCTATTTCTTCCGACACTTATGCCACATGCGCCGTACGTCGCGCCGGAGCCATTTTACAGCATGTACAGCCCGGATGAATTGCCGCCATTAAAACCTGTCGTGGCCGAGGGAAAGCCGTCGTATCACGAACTGATCCGATCGTACAGGCATCTGGACGAGATCGACGACGATACCTTAGTGCGAATTCAGGCCACATACCTTGGGATGATCAGCCACGTCGACGCCGTGTTCGGAGAGCTGATGGACGCGCTTGCCGCGAGTGGACTTTCCGACTCCACCACCGTGATCGTTTCGTCGGACCATGGAGATTACGCGGGGGATTACGGTTTGGTCGAGAAGTGGCCAAACGCGATGGAGGATTGTCTCACGCGCGTGCCTCTGATGATTCGCACGCCGAACGGTTGCCGAGGCCATAGCGTACTCGAACAGGTCGAGTTGTTCGATATTTTGCCGACGGTATTAGAACTGGCGGGAATCGAAGCACAACACGACCATTTTGCTCAATCACTGGTCCCTCAACTCTTGGGAGCGACTGGGGATCTGGAGCGAGCAGTCTTCGCCGAAGGTGGATATGACGGACGGGAGCCACATTGTTTCGAAGGCGATCCCGTTCGCGATGACTGGTTCGCCACCAATCCGCAAAGCTACTACTGGCCAAAGGCAAGGCAACAGCAGGAGCGCCCGGAGAGCGTGTGTCGGGCGACGATGATGCGCACGCTCGATTTTAAGCTGGTTTATCGCACGGAAGACGTCAATGAGTTATACGATTTGCGCCTGGATCCATGGGAACTGAACAACGTGTACGAGAAACCTGATTATTCGGATGTCAGGCGGTCGATGGAGTCGGCGCTGCTCAATTGGTATGTACGAACCTCAGATGTCGTGCCGAGAGATAGCGACCCAGGGCGGTTCATTGTGAAGGGAGCGGGACAAGATGGGTAATTGTTGTTCGCCGCACCGCTCACGTCTCACAGACAAGCTGATCGCCACGACAGCGTCTCCATGGTGTGACCAGACGAGTGTGGCGCGTTCGGACGAGATGATTTACATCCCTGGCGGCGTGTTCCTCATGGGCACGGCGAGTGGCGAAGGGTTCTTGGCCGATGGGGAAGGCCCGGTGCGAGACGTTCAACTGAAGCCGTTCTATATGGACGCGTGTACCGTGACGAATCAGGAGTTTGCCGACTTTGTCGATGACACCGGGTACGTGACAGAGGCGGAAAGGTACGGTTGGTCTTTCGTCTTTTATCAGTTTGTTTCAGCAACGACGCGAAATTCGGCGGTGAAGACGGCGGTGCAAGGCACACCGTGGTGGTGGGTCGTCGAGGGTGCCTACTGGCGGCATCCAGAGGGCGCGGACTCGAGTGTTGAGGATAAGCTGGATCATCCCGTGACACATGTCTCATGGAATGACGCACAGGCGTACTGCAAATGGGCAGGGAAACGCTTACCGACAGAAGCGGAGTGGGAGTTCGCAGCGCGAGGAGGGCTCGTGCAGAAGACCTATCCATGGGGAGACGAACTCACCCCGAACGGACAGCATGCCTGCAACATTTGGCAGGGTGATTTTCCAAGGGTGAATGAAGGCGCGGACGGATATTTGGGGACGGCGCCAGCGCGTTCATTTCCCGCGAACGGGTACGGGCTCTATAACGTGTCCGGAAATGTGTGGGAGTGGTGCGCGGATTGGTTCAGTCCACACCATCCGGCCACCGATTTGCAAGTGGACCCGACGGGCCCTAAGACGGGGCAATCACGCGTGATTCGCGGGGGCTCCTACTTGTGTCACGCCTCGTATTGCAATCGCTATCGAGTGGCCGCGCGCAGTTCCAATACGCCCGATAGTTCGACTGGGCACATGGGGTTTCGCTGTGCACGCGATGCCTAGTCAGATACACACGATAATCGGAAAGAAGGGATCACCGTGGGGAGAATGCCGAGTGCAGCACCGTCTGTAAAAATTGACGTCAAACAGGCGTTTAGCTATGCAGCAGGCAATTTTGGGCTCAATCTGTTTTTTAATGCGGTTTCGACATACCTACTGTATTTCTATACGGATGACTATGGCATTACGGCTGCGGCCGCAGGCAGTCTTATGTTCATTGTCCAATTGGTCAATTTAGTAGCCAATCCAGCGATGGGCGTCATCGTCGATCAAACCAGGGGCAGGTGGGGGAAATTTCGACCGTACCTCCTGTTTGGCTCGCTGCCCTTGGCTGTCATTGGCGTCCTGACGTTTTCCGTCCCTTCGTTCGATCACGGCGGGAAAATCTTATACGCCTACATCACGTACATTTTGTTCAACGTCATTTACTCCTTCGTGAACGTTCCCTATAGCTCCCTTTTGGCCGCGATGTCGGACGACTACTACGCGAGGGCGCGCATTTCGTCGATCAAGGTGTCGATTGGGCAGTTCGGCGGACTTGTCGTCACGACGGCCACACTGCCGCTGGTGCATCTGTTTCATGTGGAAGCGACCGGGTTCAAATATATTTACTCAATATTTGGTCTTCTGTTGCTGATATCGATGTTGATCTCGTTCTTTGGCACGAAAGGCGTCGGTCATGAACACAGTCGTCTGCAGAAGGATGGCAGCGCCCGTGGTAAGCATTCGCTCAAAACGCAACTCAAGGCCGCCGTCGCGAACAAGTATTTACTGCTGCTTTTACTGTTCATCCTCGTCCAACAGTTGTCGTTGTCGATCAAAAACTCGGTCGCCGTCTACTTCTTTAAATACAACATCGGACGTGCAGACTTGTTCTCACTGTACTCGTTGATTGGTTTTGCTGTCATGATCGTATTCATCCTCGTCAATCCTTCGCTCGTCAATCGTGTTGGCAAGCGCAACACTGGCATCATCGGGGAATGTGTGGTCGCCGTAGGACTACTTGGCTTTTTCCTCTTTC
This window encodes:
- a CDS encoding TetR/AcrR family transcriptional regulator, giving the protein MEHRRQQRLDKIRNLMKEDILDAAFQLILEKGISAVSIVEIAKRVDTSRVTIYKYFNSIDEIIFHIQTKVLSELNVYRDFETLTGQTGAEKLLSLLQRFVGMFQTHHEQIRFTAMFDHAYHGAYPSDMLHDMYRDFIRNMRLPLERLIAIGMEDGSLSKEVDPNILALTLEHSTLGLMQHLATRQNVFTNDSMEEDLLILNQFIDTFMKSLTTSY
- a CDS encoding sulfatase-like hydrolase/transferase; amino-acid sequence: MSKSGMNFVFFFPDEMRAESLGCYGHPSVQTPNFDQFALEGVRFDQCHVQNPVCSPSRCSMMTGLYPHVSGHRTLWHLLRPHEPSLFGYLKQAGYQIRWYGKNHLYSDDALHQLLDDDAMRTPEEIKRQMLGDFRAHNPYSSNDPRFYSFLLKPEEGEQGLTETEINVRQAIRFLQSEEAKQQPFILFLPTLMPHAPYVAPEPFYSMYSPDELPPLKPVVAEGKPSYHELIRSYRHLDEIDDDTLVRIQATYLGMISHVDAVFGELMDALAASGLSDSTTVIVSSDHGDYAGDYGLVEKWPNAMEDCLTRVPLMIRTPNGCRGHSVLEQVELFDILPTVLELAGIEAQHDHFAQSLVPQLLGATGDLERAVFAEGGYDGREPHCFEGDPVRDDWFATNPQSYYWPKARQQQERPESVCRATMMRTLDFKLVYRTEDVNELYDLRLDPWELNNVYEKPDYSDVRRSMESALLNWYVRTSDVVPRDSDPGRFIVKGAGQDG
- a CDS encoding formylglycine-generating enzyme family protein; translation: MGNCCSPHRSRLTDKLIATTASPWCDQTSVARSDEMIYIPGGVFLMGTASGEGFLADGEGPVRDVQLKPFYMDACTVTNQEFADFVDDTGYVTEAERYGWSFVFYQFVSATTRNSAVKTAVQGTPWWWVVEGAYWRHPEGADSSVEDKLDHPVTHVSWNDAQAYCKWAGKRLPTEAEWEFAARGGLVQKTYPWGDELTPNGQHACNIWQGDFPRVNEGADGYLGTAPARSFPANGYGLYNVSGNVWEWCADWFSPHHPATDLQVDPTGPKTGQSRVIRGGSYLCHASYCNRYRVAARSSNTPDSSTGHMGFRCARDA
- a CDS encoding MFS transporter, which codes for MPSAAPSVKIDVKQAFSYAAGNFGLNLFFNAVSTYLLYFYTDDYGITAAAAGSLMFIVQLVNLVANPAMGVIVDQTRGRWGKFRPYLLFGSLPLAVIGVLTFSVPSFDHGGKILYAYITYILFNVIYSFVNVPYSSLLAAMSDDYYARARISSIKVSIGQFGGLVVTTATLPLVHLFHVEATGFKYIYSIFGLLLLISMLISFFGTKGVGHEHSRLQKDGSARGKHSLKTQLKAAVANKYLLLLLLFILVQQLSLSIKNSVAVYFFKYNIGRADLFSLYSLIGFAVMIVFILVNPSLVNRVGKRNTGIIGECVVAVGLLGFFLFHSHVLTVFVFGAIAYAGFGITTPLLWSMVPDTVEYGEWKTGIRAEGNIYASFIFVQLLAQAVSAKLSGSMLSAIGYVANQAQTATALHGILVMETLLPTIGALLCVCILLFYRFNYASFKQVVSDIHRRDQVM